The segment GCAGCAAGGGCCAGTTCGGGCAGACCAATTATTCGGCGGCCAAGGCCGGGGTACATGGATTCACCAAGGCGCTCGCACAGGAGGTGGCGCGCAAGGGCGTGACGGTCAACACCGTCTCGCCGGGCTATCTGGCCACCGAGATGGTGATGGCGGTGCGAGAGGACATGCGCCAGAAGATCATCGATGCGATTCCGGTTGGCCGTCTCGGCCAGCCGGCCGAGATTGCAGCTCTTGTCGCCTTCATCGCCAGCGAAGCCGCCGCCTTCATGACCGGCAGCAACGTGGCGATGAACGGCGGTCAGCACATGTCTTGAGCCCACTGCGCGAGCGGCTGACTTCCGACGCGGCAATCCGCAGCTCTTGGAGGAGTTCCATGTATTCACGATTTCTGGTGCCGCTTGATGGCAGTCCCACATCCCTTCTGGCCCTCGATCATGCGGCGGACATGGCACGCCTGAACGGCGCCACCGTGGTCCTGCTGCATGTCATCGAGCCGACCCGGCACAGCACGGGTTTCGAGCGCCCCAAGGTCTACATCGAGGACGTCCGCCCTCACTTCCTGGCAGCCGGGCATGCCTTGTTGGACGAGGCCGCAAACCGGCTGCGTCAGGACGGAATTGCAACAGAGACAGTACTGCTTGAAAGCACTGCAGAGCGGGTATCAGAGCAAATTGCCCGGCAGGCCAAGGAGAACGATTGCGACCTGGTCATCCTGGGCACCCATGGACGCCGTGGGGTGGACCGGCTGCTGCTGGGAAGCGATGCGGAACAGGTGGCGCGTATCGCACCTGTTCCCGTGATGCTGGTGCGCCAGTCGCGCAGAAAAGAGATCACATGAATCAACAGCCCGTGGAGGCGCTCGCGCAGGTGCTCAAAGCGGTGTCGAGCGCCTCGTCGCCCATTTCAAAACCATGGCGCCGGTACGCACTGCGGCGGCGCATCTTTGCGACGCGCTCTGGCGTGCTGTGCCATCGCACTCGTGCTAGTTGAGCGCGGAGAGTCACCGTCCGAACTATGAATCAATCAAATCCCGAAGGAGGACGATTCACTATGAAATACATCTTCAAAGGTGACAGCGCGCTGGTCAGTGGCGCCGGCTCGGGTATCGGCGAGGCAACGGCACACCTGCTCGCCATAAATGGTGTGCAGGTGGTTGCCTCCGACATCGACTTCGAGGCCGCCCGACGTGTGACACAGGCCATCATCGCCGCCGGCGGCCGCGCCGTGGCACACGAGGGCAATGCGGCCAAACCCGAGGACGCCGGTGCGGCGGTGCAGTGCGCACTCAAGCATTTCGGTTCTCTGCACCTGGCTTTCAACAACGCTGGCATTGCCGGAGAACTCAAGCCTGCAGGCGAACTGGCGGCCGAGGAATGGCAACGTGTCATCGATACCAACCTCTCGGGTGTGCAGCATGCCATGCGCGCGCAGATCCCGGCCATCCTGGCCGCCGGCGGCGGCGCCATCGTCAACATGTCGTCGGTCCTGGGATTAGTCGGCAGCGCGGACGCACCGGCCTACGTCGCGGCCAAGCACGGGGTGACAGGTCTCACGCGCTCGGCGGCGTTGGCCTATTCGGCACAGGGCGTCCGCATCAACTCGCTCCATCCGGGCTATATCGAAACTCCGCTGCTCAAGGCGCTCGACGAGGCCACACTGGCAGCGCTGAAGGGGCTGCACGCCATCGGGCGCCTGGGCCGGCCCGAGGAGATCGCCCACGCAGCCTGCTTCCTGCTGTCCGAAGGTGCCAGCTTCATGTGCGGCAGCGCCATGGTGGTAGATGGCGGTTATACGGCGGCTTGAATAGGAAGGGCACAGTGGAGTTGCGCCACCTTCGATGCTTCATCGCTGTCGCGGAAGAACTCCACTTCGCGCGCGCCGCCGAGCGGCTACATATCGAGCAGTCGCCATTGTCGCGGGCCATCAAGGAATTGGAGGAGGACTTGGGTGTGCAATTATTCGAACGCACCACCCGCAGTACCCGCCTCACCCGCGCGGGCCAGCTCTTCCTGGAACACGTGCCACGCATCTTTACTGCCTTGCAGCAGGCGCGTGACAGCGTGAAAGCGGTCGCCAATGGTTTCCACGGGCAATTGCGTGTGGCCTTGTCGGATGGCATCACGCCTTCGCGCTTACCGGCCTTGCTGGCGCTATGCCGACAAGAGGAGCCCGAGGTCGAAATTCGCTTCTTCGAGGTGCCGCTGTCGCAGCAGATCAAAGGGCTGCATGATGACCTGTACGACGTGGGATTTGCCCAATCCGATGAAGTGGGCGACGGCATCGTCGCTTTGCCCGCCTGGAGCGATGCGTTGATGGTGGCGGTGCCCGCCCGGCAT is part of the Cupriavidus metallidurans CH34 genome and harbors:
- a CDS encoding SDR family NAD(P)-dependent oxidoreductase; its protein translation is MKYIFKGDSALVSGAGSGIGEATAHLLAINGVQVVASDIDFEAARRVTQAIIAAGGRAVAHEGNAAKPEDAGAAVQCALKHFGSLHLAFNNAGIAGELKPAGELAAEEWQRVIDTNLSGVQHAMRAQIPAILAAGGGAIVNMSSVLGLVGSADAPAYVAAKHGVTGLTRSAALAYSAQGVRINSLHPGYIETPLLKALDEATLAALKGLHAIGRLGRPEEIAHAACFLLSEGASFMCGSAMVVDGGYTAA
- a CDS encoding universal stress protein yields the protein MYSRFLVPLDGSPTSLLALDHAADMARLNGATVVLLHVIEPTRHSTGFERPKVYIEDVRPHFLAAGHALLDEAANRLRQDGIATETVLLESTAERVSEQIARQAKENDCDLVILGTHGRRGVDRLLLGSDAEQVARIAPVPVMLVRQSRRKEIT
- a CDS encoding LysR family transcriptional regulator, giving the protein MELRHLRCFIAVAEELHFARAAERLHIEQSPLSRAIKELEEDLGVQLFERTTRSTRLTRAGQLFLEHVPRIFTALQQARDSVKAVANGFHGQLRVALSDGITPSRLPALLALCRQEEPEVEIRFFEVPLSQQIKGLHDDLYDVGFAQSDEVGDGIVALPAWSDALMVAVPARHPLLIHKRIPLDELLRYPLVLCDPQVCEGLAKHVERVLRRVDMEPLVAERVATSDLMMALVSAGFALGLAGAAHIAASRESGVVARPLASRVPPLTTYLLRLDSDPSDELARFIERVKAIDLPETPRPARGRNPDHPEELMP